A region of Nitrososphaerota archaeon DNA encodes the following proteins:
- a CDS encoding thermosome subunit, translating to AKIALLNAALEVEKTEMSAEIRITDPTQMQMFLEEENRMLKSMVDKLQRVGANVLICQKGIDDIAQHYLAKYGILSVRRVKESDMTKLAKASGGRITTNLDDMTDKDLGHADLVHQKKVESDKWVFIEGCKNPKSVTLLVRGGSQRVVDEVDRSLHDSLMVVKDVIEKPAIVAGGGAPEAHLASQLKEWSDNFEGREQLAIRKYAEALEVIPLTIAENAGMDPIDTMANLRARQSNGRKWAGINAKEGKIDDMLSLNIVEPVSVKEQIAISATEAACMILRIDDVIAVSGKK from the coding sequence AGGCAAAAATCGCACTACTCAATGCAGCACTAGAAGTAGAAAAAACAGAAATGAGTGCAGAAATCAGAATTACCGACCCAACTCAAATGCAAATGTTCCTAGAAGAAGAAAACAGAATGCTCAAGTCAATGGTCGACAAGCTGCAAAGAGTCGGAGCGAACGTTTTGATCTGCCAAAAAGGAATTGATGATATTGCACAGCATTATTTGGCAAAATACGGAATTTTATCAGTAAGACGCGTCAAAGAATCCGACATGACAAAATTAGCAAAAGCATCTGGCGGCAGAATTACCACTAATCTGGATGATATGACAGATAAGGACCTAGGACATGCAGACCTAGTACACCAAAAGAAAGTCGAGTCCGACAAGTGGGTATTCATCGAAGGATGCAAGAATCCAAAATCTGTAACTCTTCTAGTTCGAGGCGGCTCGCAGAGAGTAGTGGATGAGGTTGACCGCTCTTTGCATGATTCACTAATGGTAGTAAAAGATGTAATTGAAAAGCCTGCAATTGTTGCAGGTGGAGGAGCACCAGAAGCACACTTGGCATCCCAACTAAAGGAGTGGTCTGATAACTTTGAAGGCCGAGAGCAACTAGCAATTAGAAAATATGCAGAGGCACTGGAGGTAATTCCACTGACAATAGCAGAAAACGCGGGAATGGATCCAATTGACACCATGGCAAACCTGCGAGCAAGGCAAAGCAACGGTAGAAAGTGGGCTGGAATCAACGCCAAAGAAGGAAAAATCGACGACATGCTATCATTGAATATAGTCGAGCCAGTGTCAGTCAAAGAGCAGATCGCAATATCCGCAACAGAGGCCGCCTGCATGATTTTGCGAATCGACGACGTAATAGCAGTCTCTGGGAAAAAATAA
- a CDS encoding ROK family protein, with translation MYKIGIDLGGTKIEAVCLDESLNLIQKKRISTNQQNGYTGIVNSIASLVRDITKNIDDYSVGICTPGAISKKTGLIKNSNTQCLIGMPLKEDLEKSLDKKIKMENDANCFAMAEAKMGAAVGYGIVFGVIMGTGVGGGIVIDGKIHHGRTNIAGEWGHHTLHQDGNLCYCGRRGCVETYISGPALEKRWEELTGKKESLPTIIPNSESTQWKQEFLDNFGTSLANVIDILDPDVIVLGGGLSNIDFLYTQGKQAVYGNVFSDLIDTPIIPNKLGDSAGVFGAALL, from the coding sequence GTGTACAAAATAGGCATTGATCTGGGCGGAACAAAAATCGAAGCAGTGTGCCTTGATGAATCCCTGAACTTAATACAGAAAAAGCGAATTTCCACAAACCAGCAAAATGGCTATACAGGCATTGTAAATTCGATTGCTTCTCTGGTACGTGATATTACAAAAAACATTGATGATTATTCTGTAGGGATTTGTACTCCTGGGGCAATCTCAAAAAAAACAGGCCTAATCAAAAACAGCAATACACAATGCCTGATTGGGATGCCACTAAAAGAAGATCTGGAAAAATCACTGGATAAAAAAATCAAAATGGAAAACGATGCAAACTGTTTTGCAATGGCGGAAGCAAAAATGGGTGCAGCTGTAGGATACGGTATAGTATTTGGCGTAATAATGGGCACCGGAGTAGGGGGAGGAATAGTAATTGACGGCAAAATCCATCATGGTAGAACAAACATTGCAGGCGAATGGGGCCATCACACGTTACACCAAGATGGAAATTTGTGCTATTGTGGTAGGCGCGGATGCGTAGAGACATACATCAGCGGGCCAGCGCTGGAAAAAAGATGGGAAGAGCTCACTGGAAAAAAAGAGTCTCTTCCTACAATAATTCCAAATTCAGAGTCTACACAATGGAAGCAGGAATTTTTGGATAATTTTGGCACCAGTCTGGCAAATGTAATTGACATTTTGGATCCCGATGTCATAGTATTAGGTGGAGGATTATCCAATATTGATTTTCTATACACCCAAGGAAAACAAGCAGTATACGGCAATGTGT